From one Lentisphaerota bacterium genomic stretch:
- a CDS encoding permease translates to MSKTAISIAAIWQVVLLMAPYLLLGFAVAGALSVVLTPAWVARHLGRRGVGQVVKAALLGVPLPLCSCGVIPLAFSLRKAGAGKGATVSFLASTPQTGVDSILLTYSLLGPIITVLRVAAAFVSGIVAGLLTDWVCGEDAVAPVAQPPATSGSCCCGDGVKPAFPATTGAGESCCEGHAVPAEAVRGEPSVWLRALQTGFVTLPRDMARPLILGVLISGVVSGVVPEDFFAGRLPPGIASYALALAIGIPIYVCSASSVPIAATFIHMGVSPGAAMVFLISGPATNAAGIVAMWRQIGRAGTAAYLGAIGLVSCLAGVLLDGVIAGVRESVPIIQPAHDHAGQGSVWSVAAAVLLLLLLLPGLLRNTPASGTDREREGLAS, encoded by the coding sequence ATGAGCAAGACGGCGATTAGTATTGCGGCGATCTGGCAGGTGGTGCTGCTGATGGCACCTTACCTGTTGCTGGGGTTTGCTGTGGCTGGAGCGCTCTCGGTTGTATTGACGCCCGCCTGGGTCGCGCGCCACCTCGGCCGACGTGGGGTGGGGCAAGTGGTGAAGGCCGCGCTGTTGGGCGTGCCGCTGCCGCTATGCTCGTGCGGCGTGATACCGCTGGCCTTCTCGTTGCGCAAGGCGGGCGCGGGGAAGGGTGCCACCGTCAGTTTCCTTGCCTCCACCCCGCAGACGGGCGTGGACAGTATTCTTCTCACCTATTCCCTGCTGGGGCCCATCATCACGGTCCTTCGCGTCGCAGCGGCGTTTGTCTCGGGCATTGTGGCGGGGCTACTGACGGATTGGGTGTGCGGTGAGGATGCGGTTGCGCCAGTGGCGCAACCGCCCGCGACGTCGGGGTCATGTTGCTGCGGTGACGGTGTGAAGCCGGCTTTCCCGGCTACGACGGGAGCGGGTGAGTCGTGTTGTGAGGGACATGCGGTGCCCGCCGAGGCGGTCCGTGGCGAGCCATCCGTCTGGCTGCGCGCGCTTCAGACCGGATTCGTGACGTTGCCGCGTGACATGGCCCGGCCGTTGATTCTAGGCGTGCTGATATCGGGCGTGGTGTCGGGCGTGGTGCCGGAGGATTTTTTTGCCGGACGCCTCCCGCCCGGAATCGCCTCGTATGCGCTGGCGCTGGCGATCGGCATTCCGATCTACGTCTGTTCGGCCTCGTCGGTTCCGATCGCGGCAACCTTTATTCACATGGGTGTCTCGCCAGGAGCGGCGATGGTTTTTTTGATCTCGGGGCCGGCGACCAATGCGGCTGGAATCGTGGCGATGTGGCGGCAGATTGGCCGCGCGGGCACGGCCGCCTATCTGGGGGCGATCGGACTCGTCTCCTGCCTTGCGGGAGTCCTGCTGGACGGTGTGATTGCTGGCGTCCGCGAGAGTGTGCCGATCATTCAGCCCGCGCATGACCATGCCGGGCAGGGCTCGGTCTGGTCGGTGGCGGCGGCGGTCCTGCTGCTGCTGCTGCTGCTTCCCGGCCTGTTGCGAAACACGCCTGCGAGCGGGACGGATCGGGAGCGGGAGGGGCTGGCATCATGA
- a CDS encoding D-aminoacylase has product MFDLILAGGTVIDGTCGARPVRADVGVHRGRITAVCDLRAVEARERIDATACWVTPGFIDAHSHSDTYLLLEPDAPSKVSQGITTEVVGQCGGSGVPALDDQCLASDWAAMIYPRCSGGRGRLRATGEPGSTWRTVAEYRALWEEVRPAVNAKLYVGHNTLRKGVMGYAPRPADAGETARMIRNLEQALDEGASGLSTGLVYQPGKFALPDEVLKLASAAAARGAGYATHMRSEGDHLLEALDEVLALTRATGIRIQISHLKTAHPRNWHKIDAALERIERARALGLAVYADRYPYTFGATELDMILPNWASDGGPAVILRTLDDPETRARVVAELDAAEIDWSGVIVGGCYSSPSQAYCGSSLADAARQRGETPGATAAWLIREGRAKTGAFFGGMSEDNLRRIYRQPWVMVGSDASLRAPTGVLGADHPHPRAYGTMPRFFRMAVDEGLMDASEAIHRMTGLPAEAFGLSERGRIAPGYHADVAVWDPTSFASTATYGAPHCFATGMRHVVINGAVTYDNGRFTGRRSGIILHHT; this is encoded by the coding sequence ATGTTTGACCTCATCCTGGCAGGCGGTACGGTGATAGACGGAACGTGCGGGGCGCGCCCCGTCCGAGCCGACGTGGGCGTGCACCGAGGCCGTATCACGGCGGTCTGCGACCTCCGCGCCGTCGAGGCCCGCGAACGCATCGATGCCACCGCCTGCTGGGTCACGCCAGGCTTCATTGACGCCCACTCGCACTCCGACACCTATCTGCTGCTGGAGCCCGATGCGCCCAGCAAGGTCTCTCAGGGGATCACCACCGAAGTGGTCGGTCAATGCGGCGGCAGCGGGGTGCCCGCGCTGGACGACCAGTGCCTCGCCTCAGATTGGGCCGCGATGATCTATCCGCGATGTTCGGGCGGCCGTGGCCGCCTCCGCGCGACCGGCGAACCCGGTTCCACCTGGCGCACGGTCGCCGAGTATCGTGCGCTGTGGGAGGAGGTTCGCCCCGCTGTCAATGCCAAGCTCTACGTCGGCCACAATACCCTCCGCAAAGGGGTCATGGGCTATGCGCCGCGTCCGGCCGACGCGGGAGAGACGGCGCGGATGATCCGCAACCTGGAGCAGGCGCTCGACGAGGGTGCCTCGGGACTGAGCACCGGGCTGGTCTACCAGCCTGGCAAATTTGCGCTACCCGACGAAGTGCTCAAGCTCGCCTCCGCGGCGGCTGCCCGGGGGGCCGGGTACGCCACCCACATGCGCAGCGAGGGCGACCACCTGTTGGAGGCGCTTGATGAGGTACTCGCCCTGACCCGCGCGACCGGTATCCGCATCCAAATCTCGCATCTCAAGACGGCTCACCCGCGCAACTGGCACAAGATCGATGCCGCGCTGGAGCGGATTGAGCGCGCGCGCGCCTTGGGCCTGGCCGTTTATGCCGACCGCTATCCCTACACGTTCGGCGCCACCGAGCTGGACATGATCCTTCCCAACTGGGCTTCGGACGGCGGACCTGCGGTGATTCTGAGAACGCTGGACGATCCGGAGACACGTGCGCGGGTTGTCGCCGAACTCGATGCGGCGGAGATCGACTGGTCCGGTGTGATCGTGGGCGGCTGTTATTCCAGTCCGAGCCAAGCCTACTGCGGCAGTTCCCTGGCCGATGCCGCACGGCAGCGCGGCGAGACACCCGGCGCAACGGCGGCATGGCTGATCCGCGAAGGGAGGGCTAAAACCGGCGCGTTCTTCGGAGGCATGTCGGAAGACAATCTGCGGCGGATCTACCGCCAGCCCTGGGTCATGGTCGGCAGCGACGCCTCGCTGCGCGCCCCCACCGGGGTGCTTGGCGCCGACCATCCGCACCCGCGGGCGTACGGCACCATGCCGCGATTCTTCCGGATGGCCGTCGATGAAGGGCTGATGGACGCATCCGAGGCGATCCATCGCATGACAGGCCTCCCCGCTGAGGCGTTTGGGCTCTCCGAACGCGGACGAATTGCGCCAGGGTACCATGCAGACGTAGCGGTGTGGGATCCCACATCCTTCGCTTCCACGGCTACCTATGGAGCCCCCCATTGTTTTGCCACCGGCATGCGACACGTCGTGATCAACGGCGCCGTCACCTATGATAACGGCCGTTTTACGGGGCGTCGGAGCGGAATTATTTTACACCATACTTGA